A stretch of Myroides oncorhynchi DNA encodes these proteins:
- a CDS encoding carbohydrate kinase family protein: MLDNTQKPLVVCFGEVLWDIFPTYKKIGGAPLNVTYHLHKMNIDSHIITKLGNDDLGQKIITRLKEVKADIDHIQIDPTQKTGTVFATFDDRNEASYEFLKNSAWDFIDFKQEDCDLVAKSDAFVFGTLASRTPHTRETLHKLLEAAKYKVFDVNFRPPHYEISFVEELMHKADLLKMNKFELKEILEHIDKPYTTEEDAVRYIQDHFKCDEIIVSKGSKGGIYLDKEMLYTFPAVDIVIRDTVGSGDSYLAGFLSAKLLRETPTGILKKAASLGAFVTSHSGANPEYEMEDFEIFYCDTIFEDEQITCKNILESPENTKK; encoded by the coding sequence ATGTTAGATAATACTCAGAAACCTCTAGTAGTGTGTTTTGGTGAAGTGCTGTGGGATATTTTTCCCACGTATAAGAAGATTGGTGGTGCTCCTCTTAATGTTACTTATCACCTGCATAAGATGAATATAGATTCGCACATCATTACGAAACTAGGTAATGATGACTTGGGTCAAAAGATAATCACAAGACTTAAAGAGGTAAAAGCAGATATAGATCATATACAAATAGACCCTACTCAAAAAACAGGAACAGTATTCGCAACATTCGATGACAGAAACGAAGCGAGCTATGAGTTTCTTAAGAATAGTGCTTGGGACTTCATAGACTTTAAACAAGAAGATTGTGATCTAGTTGCTAAATCAGATGCATTCGTCTTCGGGACATTAGCAAGTAGAACACCGCATACCCGTGAGACATTACACAAGTTACTCGAAGCAGCTAAGTATAAAGTCTTCGATGTTAACTTTAGACCTCCGCACTATGAGATATCATTTGTAGAAGAGCTAATGCATAAGGCAGATTTATTAAAAATGAATAAATTCGAACTTAAAGAAATCTTAGAGCATATTGATAAGCCATACACAACAGAAGAAGATGCTGTCAGATATATTCAAGATCACTTTAAATGTGATGAGATTATCGTTTCTAAAGGAAGTAAAGGAGGTATCTATCTAGATAAAGAAATGTTATACACTTTCCCAGCTGTGGATATTGTGATTAGAGATACAGTAGGAAGTGGAGATTCTTACTTAGCAGGATTCTTATCTGCTAAACTATTAAGAGAAACGCCAACAGGAATACTTAAGAAAGCAGCTTCATTAGGTGCCTTCGTAACTTCACATTCAGGAGCTAATCCCGAGTATGAAATGGAAGATTTCGAGATATTCTATTGCGATACGATATTCGAGGATGAACAAATCACCTGCAAAAACATATTGGAATCACCTGAAAACACTAAGAAATAG
- a CDS encoding lipopolysaccharide kinase InaA family protein, which produces MKNLKVSAMIHPQFKNQKEELTNIIKAYDQLTTYIAKGTRNSIKLTTLSNGKQIAIKSFKKPNFINRYVYTFLRKSKGLRSFEHAQRLSELGIKTPYPIAYFFYTNKGALKNSYYISEYIQTDITYRDLDNNLDCPERELLLQKFIEFTYKLHEQGINFLDHSPGNTLIKTTEKGTLDFYLVDINRMKFDQKMSFSNRMKNLSHLTTNISDIEKMATHYANLIGKNSRDVFIKLWLETIKFQYKFYKKKSIKNRVKKMYY; this is translated from the coding sequence ATGAAAAACCTGAAAGTAAGTGCGATGATACATCCTCAATTCAAAAATCAAAAAGAAGAATTAACTAACATTATTAAAGCCTATGATCAACTAACTACTTACATTGCAAAAGGCACGCGAAATTCAATAAAGTTAACAACGTTATCCAATGGAAAACAAATCGCTATAAAGTCTTTTAAAAAACCAAATTTCATAAATAGATATGTTTATACGTTCCTTAGAAAATCAAAAGGATTAAGATCATTTGAACATGCACAGAGACTTAGTGAACTAGGAATTAAAACTCCTTACCCTATTGCATACTTTTTTTACACTAATAAAGGGGCGCTAAAAAACTCTTACTATATCTCAGAGTATATTCAAACTGACATAACATATAGAGATCTAGACAATAACCTAGACTGTCCTGAACGAGAATTGTTACTACAGAAATTTATAGAATTCACCTATAAACTTCATGAACAAGGAATAAACTTTCTAGACCATTCTCCAGGGAATACACTAATAAAAACAACAGAAAAAGGTACATTAGATTTCTATCTTGTAGATATTAATCGCATGAAATTTGATCAAAAGATGAGTTTTTCAAATAGAATGAAAAATCTTTCTCATTTGACTACTAATATAAGTGACATTGAAAAGATGGCTACACATTACGCCAATCTCATTGGAAAAAACTCTAGAGATGTCTTCATCAAACTATGGTTAGAAACCATAAAATTTCAATACAAATTCTACAAAAAGAAATCTATTAAAAATAGAGTAAAGAAAATGTATTACTAA
- a CDS encoding NADH-quinone oxidoreductase subunit N, protein MNTLIAIGVLAVLVLVLEIINLRKVVIPVTLLGLLGILGYTVCNIDVIQAYYNNMFVSTKFTTAFSALFIALTIFLVALSKDFYKTEFSKISDYISLKLFLLMGAICMVSFGNMAMFFLGLEILSITLYILCGTDRKNIKSNEASMKYFLLGSFASGVVLFGIALVYGATASFDIATIKEISTTTSLPIWYALGVTMIIIGMLFKVAAVPFHFWAPDVYQGAPSLTTALMSTLVKVAAVATLYRISIFLFGGLPGVFINVIVVVAILTMTVGNIMAIRQDNMKRLLAYSGISHAGFMLMALTALGSASANLFYYASAYAVAGIAAFTVLIAVTKNKDNELISNFKGLGKKNPLLALVLSIALLSMGGIPIFAGFFGKFFLFQQAISNGFIALVIFGVINSFISIYYYLKVIVTMYTATEEETASIEVPLAYKIVGVTAVAINIIMGLCPSILLNLFN, encoded by the coding sequence TGCAACATTGATGTGATTCAAGCATATTATAATAATATGTTTGTAAGCACTAAGTTTACTACAGCATTTTCAGCTTTATTTATCGCCTTAACTATTTTCTTAGTAGCATTAAGTAAAGACTTTTATAAAACAGAATTTTCAAAGATATCAGATTATATCTCACTGAAGTTATTCTTACTAATGGGAGCCATCTGTATGGTAAGCTTTGGTAATATGGCGATGTTCTTCTTAGGTCTTGAGATTCTTTCTATCACACTATATATCTTGTGTGGTACAGATCGCAAGAACATAAAAAGTAACGAAGCGTCAATGAAGTACTTTCTATTAGGTTCTTTCGCTTCAGGAGTAGTACTATTTGGTATTGCACTAGTTTATGGAGCTACAGCATCATTTGATATCGCTACGATTAAAGAAATATCTACAACTACTTCACTACCTATCTGGTATGCATTAGGGGTAACAATGATCATCATCGGTATGCTATTTAAAGTAGCAGCAGTACCATTCCACTTCTGGGCACCAGACGTATATCAAGGAGCACCTAGTCTAACTACAGCACTAATGAGCACATTAGTTAAAGTAGCAGCAGTCGCGACACTATACAGAATAAGTATATTCTTATTCGGAGGATTACCAGGAGTGTTCATTAACGTTATCGTTGTAGTAGCTATCTTAACAATGACAGTAGGTAATATTATGGCTATTCGCCAAGATAATATGAAACGTCTATTAGCATACTCAGGTATCTCACACGCAGGTTTTATGCTGATGGCTCTTACAGCTTTAGGTTCTGCTTCTGCTAACCTATTCTACTATGCTTCGGCTTATGCTGTAGCTGGTATAGCAGCATTTACAGTGCTTATCGCAGTAACAAAGAATAAAGACAACGAACTAATCTCTAACTTTAAAGGATTAGGGAAGAAAAACCCACTATTAGCATTAGTGCTATCTATAGCATTACTATCTATGGGAGGTATTCCTATCTTCGCAGGGTTCTTCGGTAAGTTCTTCCTTTTCCAACAAGCGATTAGCAATGGATTTATAGCCTTAGTGATCTTCGGGGTTATTAACTCATTCATAAGTATCTATTACTACCTTAAAGTGATCGTAACGATGTACACAGCGACAGAAGAAGAAACTGCTAGCATCGAAGTACCACTAGCGTATAAAATAGTAGGAGTTACAGCAGTAGCAATCAATATTATCATGGGACTATGTCCATCGATCCTATTGAATCTATTCAACTAG